Proteins from a genomic interval of Kaistia defluvii:
- a CDS encoding inositol monophosphatase family protein: MSFSVGDAQTVARILHDAAEAEILPRFRHLSAGAIRQKTSAEDLVTDADEAAERMITAALNKAFPGAVVIGEEAVSADEALLDRLDGAELAFIVDPVDGTKNFASGLTLFGVMAGVVVRGEAVGGVILDPIGGDWTTAIRGEGAWTENASGERNDLQVAAAKPVPQMSGTASWSLLPEPLRSQVCANLASTRSAAGYRCAAHEYRMLAGGNSHFGLYAKLTVWDHVAGWLIHQEAGGYSARFDGSAYLPTHREGGLLCAPDEESWHALQAALFAGTEYARA, translated from the coding sequence ATGAGCTTTTCAGTGGGCGATGCCCAGACGGTCGCCCGGATCCTGCACGACGCTGCGGAAGCCGAGATCCTGCCGCGCTTCCGGCATCTGAGCGCCGGGGCGATCCGCCAGAAGACTTCGGCCGAAGACCTCGTCACCGACGCCGACGAGGCGGCGGAGCGGATGATCACCGCCGCGTTGAACAAGGCATTTCCGGGCGCCGTGGTCATCGGCGAAGAGGCGGTATCGGCGGATGAGGCGCTGCTCGACCGGCTCGACGGCGCCGAACTCGCCTTTATCGTCGACCCCGTCGATGGCACCAAGAATTTTGCCTCTGGGCTCACCCTGTTCGGAGTCATGGCCGGCGTTGTGGTTCGCGGCGAGGCGGTCGGCGGCGTCATCCTGGACCCGATCGGCGGCGACTGGACCACGGCCATTCGCGGGGAAGGCGCCTGGACGGAGAATGCCAGCGGCGAGCGCAACGACCTCCAGGTCGCGGCCGCGAAGCCGGTTCCCCAGATGTCGGGCACCGCGTCCTGGTCCCTGCTGCCGGAACCGCTGCGTTCGCAGGTCTGCGCCAATCTGGCGTCAACCCGCTCTGCAGCCGGCTATCGCTGCGCCGCGCACGAGTACCGGATGCTGGCCGGCGGCAACAGCCATTTCGGTCTCTATGCCAAGCTGACCGTCTGGGACCACGTCGCGGGCTGGCTGATCCATCAGGAGGCCGGCGGCTATTCCGCCCGCTTCGACGGCAGCGCCTACCTGCCGACGCATCGCGAAGGCGGCCTGCTCTGCGCGCCGGACGAGGAAAGCTGGCATGCGCTGCAGGCGGCCCTGTTCGCCGGCACGGAATATGCCCGCGCCTGA
- a CDS encoding opioid growth factor receptor-related protein: MTESALVSFHADVATDSRGRRIQEILDWDDDQLERVHDYIQWLFPLTERSAFNPGAPILTATDIAAFRQRPDLRASLHKAFLRLLAFYGFAETTGEPDLSIVRAPDFPRRAQSWARPGNHNLLRISRILRAMTQLGLEREAQAFLAALEALNAEDPARFGVVTLRYWRNAVSPG, translated from the coding sequence ATGACCGAGTCAGCTTTGGTGAGCTTCCATGCCGATGTGGCGACCGACAGCCGGGGCCGGCGGATCCAGGAGATCCTCGACTGGGACGACGACCAGTTGGAACGGGTCCATGATTATATCCAATGGCTCTTTCCGCTGACCGAACGGAGCGCTTTCAATCCCGGTGCGCCTATCCTCACCGCGACGGATATTGCGGCCTTCCGCCAGCGCCCAGACCTTCGGGCGTCCCTCCACAAGGCCTTCCTCCGCCTGCTCGCCTTTTACGGCTTCGCCGAAACTACGGGCGAACCCGATCTAAGCATCGTCCGGGCGCCCGACTTCCCGCGCCGGGCGCAGAGCTGGGCGAGGCCGGGCAACCACAATTTGCTGCGCATTAGCCGCATTCTCCGCGCCATGACCCAATTGGGGTTGGAGCGCGAAGCACAGGCCTTCCTGGCGGCGCTCGAAGCGCTGAATGCGGAAGACCCGGCCAGGTTTGGCGTCGTGACGTTGCGCTACTGGCGGAATGCGGTCTCGCCGGGCTGA
- a CDS encoding DUF1254 domain-containing protein yields the protein MRISLLAATLGAALAAAAPPSAQAEAALTSDQARAIAADAYLYFYPLITMDLTRQQSTNVESGKELGRGPMNTVVNVPEFPPAEFRGVVRPNFDTLYSIAWLDMTQEPVVLSSPNTDGRYFLLPMLDMWTDVFASPGWRTTGTEAANYLVTPPGWRPDLKENWLTEFKLPKDTVRLEAPTPYVWLIGRTKTDGPSDYDAVHKIQAGYKVVPLSQWGQSPKAEAVKIDPKIDMKTPPKQTIDGMPGDQYFAYAAELLKLHPPHMTDQPMVANLAKIGIVPGQPFDFAKLPPDVQAALMAAPKDAQKLMAWKMKTLAPVENGWSLNTDTMGVYGNYYLKRAMVAQFGLGANLPEDAIYPINLGDSTGKPLDGANNYVLHFEAGQEPPVDAFWSVTLYDPEGFPVVNPLNRSAVSSWMPFVKDADGSLELYFQNESPGKDKEANWLPAPKGPFNLTMRLYAPQGAVLTGRWAPPAVTLAEPTRALPQ from the coding sequence ATGCGTATCTCCCTTCTTGCGGCGACACTGGGGGCTGCGCTGGCAGCCGCCGCGCCGCCCTCCGCACAGGCCGAGGCCGCGCTTACCAGCGATCAGGCCCGCGCCATCGCGGCGGACGCCTATCTCTATTTCTATCCGCTGATCACGATGGATCTGACCCGCCAGCAAAGCACCAATGTCGAGTCCGGCAAGGAGCTGGGCCGCGGACCGATGAACACCGTCGTCAATGTCCCGGAGTTTCCCCCGGCCGAATTCAGGGGCGTCGTGCGGCCCAATTTCGACACGCTCTACTCCATCGCCTGGCTGGACATGACGCAGGAGCCGGTGGTGCTATCGAGCCCCAATACGGATGGCCGCTATTTCCTGCTCCCCATGCTCGACATGTGGACGGACGTTTTCGCGTCGCCCGGCTGGCGCACGACGGGCACGGAGGCCGCCAACTATCTGGTGACGCCGCCCGGCTGGCGGCCGGATCTCAAGGAAAACTGGCTGACGGAGTTCAAGCTGCCCAAGGATACCGTGCGGCTGGAGGCGCCAACGCCCTATGTCTGGCTCATCGGCCGCACCAAGACGGACGGCCCGTCGGACTATGACGCCGTGCACAAGATCCAGGCCGGCTACAAGGTCGTGCCGCTGTCGCAATGGGGCCAGTCGCCGAAGGCCGAGGCCGTGAAGATCGATCCCAAGATCGACATGAAGACCCCGCCCAAGCAGACGATCGATGGCATGCCCGGCGACCAGTACTTCGCCTATGCGGCGGAGCTGCTCAAGCTGCACCCGCCGCACATGACCGATCAGCCGATGGTCGCCAATCTCGCCAAGATCGGCATCGTGCCCGGCCAGCCCTTCGACTTCGCCAAGCTTCCGCCGGACGTGCAGGCAGCCCTGATGGCGGCGCCGAAAGATGCGCAGAAGCTGATGGCGTGGAAAATGAAGACGCTGGCCCCGGTCGAGAACGGCTGGTCGTTGAACACCGACACGATGGGCGTCTACGGCAACTATTACCTGAAGCGGGCGATGGTCGCGCAGTTCGGGCTTGGCGCCAATCTGCCGGAGGATGCCATCTACCCGATCAATCTCGGCGATTCCACAGGCAAGCCGCTGGATGGCGCGAACAACTACGTCCTGCATTTCGAGGCGGGCCAGGAACCGCCGGTAGACGCCTTCTGGTCTGTTACCCTGTATGACCCGGAAGGCTTCCCGGTCGTCAACCCGCTCAACCGTTCCGCCGTGTCGAGCTGGATGCCCTTCGTCAAGGATGCAGACGGCTCGCTGGAGCTCTATTTCCAGAACGAAAGCCCCGGCAAGGACAAGGAAGCCAACTGGCTGCCCGCTCCCAAGGGGCCGTTCAACCTGACAATGCGCCTCTATGCGCCCCAGGGCGCCGTCCTGACCGGCCGATGGGCTCCGCCGGCGGTCACCCTCGCCGAGCCCACCCGCGCGCTGCCGCAATAG
- a CDS encoding host attachment family protein produces the protein MPDFLIHHNALILVGDGRKALFLRNRGTPQALDLVVERILDGADNPSTHEQGTDRPGRVMQSVGSARSSVEQTDWHTLEEQKFATTIAEALYRAALAGDFEELVIVAPPKTLGMLRQTFHKQVSDRIHGEVPKTLTSTPVDEIQRLLAA, from the coding sequence ATGCCCGATTTTCTCATCCACCATAACGCCCTGATCCTGGTCGGCGACGGGCGCAAGGCGCTCTTCCTGCGCAATCGCGGCACGCCGCAGGCGCTGGACCTGGTCGTCGAGCGGATCCTGGACGGCGCGGATAACCCGTCGACGCATGAGCAAGGCACCGACCGGCCGGGCCGCGTCATGCAGAGCGTGGGCTCCGCTCGCAGTTCGGTGGAGCAGACGGATTGGCACACGCTGGAAGAGCAGAAGTTCGCCACGACGATCGCTGAGGCGCTCTATCGAGCCGCCCTTGCCGGCGACTTCGAGGAACTGGTGATCGTCGCGCCGCCCAAGACGCTCGGCATGCTGCGGCAGACTTTCCACAAGCAGGTCAGCGACCGCATCCATGGCGAGGTGCCGAAGACCCTTACCTCGACACCCGTGGACGAGATCCAGCGCCTGCTCGCCGCCTGA
- a CDS encoding 23S rRNA (adenine(2030)-N(6))-methyltransferase RlmJ: MNYRHAYHAGNFADVVKHAILALLLEHLKAKDKPFRVIDTHAGIGLYDLTATEAGKTGEWQGGIGKLLRGDGKPAIDLSRKLAEALAPYLATIAAANPNGKLKHYPGSPWLVRHLLRDTDRLTAVEMHPADHATLAALFAGDIQVKAIELDGWLALGSFVPPKERRGLLLIDPPFEQPDEFKTMFERFEKAYQRWPTGIYALWYPIKDIGAVANFHKRLAESGITKILGAELWVRERTTPDTFNGTGIVICNPPWQLDRTLDTLLTGLAPILGETDKAGRRVWWIRGET; the protein is encoded by the coding sequence ATGAACTATCGCCACGCCTATCACGCCGGAAATTTCGCCGATGTCGTCAAGCACGCCATCCTCGCGCTGCTCCTCGAGCACCTCAAGGCCAAGGACAAGCCGTTCCGGGTGATCGACACCCATGCCGGCATCGGTCTCTATGACCTGACGGCCACCGAGGCGGGCAAGACCGGCGAATGGCAGGGCGGCATCGGCAAGCTGCTGCGCGGCGATGGCAAGCCGGCCATCGACCTTTCCCGCAAGCTCGCCGAGGCGCTAGCGCCCTATCTGGCTACGATCGCTGCCGCCAATCCCAACGGCAAGCTGAAGCACTATCCGGGCTCGCCCTGGCTCGTGCGGCACCTGCTGCGCGATACCGACCGGCTGACCGCCGTCGAGATGCATCCCGCCGACCATGCGACGCTGGCGGCGCTGTTCGCGGGCGACATCCAGGTCAAGGCGATCGAACTCGACGGCTGGCTGGCGCTGGGCTCCTTCGTGCCGCCCAAGGAGCGTCGCGGCCTCCTCCTGATCGACCCGCCCTTCGAGCAGCCCGACGAATTCAAGACGATGTTTGAGCGTTTCGAAAAGGCCTATCAGCGCTGGCCGACAGGCATCTACGCGCTCTGGTATCCGATCAAGGATATCGGCGCGGTCGCGAATTTCCACAAGCGGTTGGCCGAGAGCGGAATCACCAAGATTCTCGGGGCCGAGCTCTGGGTGCGCGAGCGGACGACGCCCGACACCTTCAACGGCACGGGCATCGTCATCTGCAATCCGCCCTGGCAGCTCGACCGCACGCTCGACACGCTGCTGACCGGCCTCGCCCCCATTCTGGGCGAGACCGACAAGGCAGGCCGCCGCGTCTGGTGGATCCGCGGCGAGACCTAG
- a CDS encoding ribonuclease T2 family protein encodes MTAGVPASADTPGDFDFYVLSLSWSPTYCQDRGRSDRIQCGGPRPFAFVVHGLWPQYERGSPRDCDVGPRSGLPRRLVDSMLDVMPSPSLVRHEWRTHGSCSGLEPSDYFDLTRQAHDAVRIPRQFVDLPDYLTVSPRDVEAAFIAANPGLKASGIAVSCDSRRLKEVRVCLTKDLRFRDCAEVDRKACRNNSLVMPPVR; translated from the coding sequence ATGACAGCGGGCGTGCCGGCGTCTGCCGACACGCCGGGCGATTTCGATTTTTACGTTCTGTCGCTGTCATGGTCGCCGACCTATTGCCAGGACCGCGGGCGCTCCGACCGCATCCAGTGCGGCGGCCCCCGTCCCTTCGCCTTTGTCGTGCATGGCCTCTGGCCGCAATATGAACGCGGCTCGCCGCGCGATTGCGATGTGGGTCCGCGCAGCGGATTGCCGCGCCGCCTCGTCGACAGCATGCTCGACGTGATGCCGAGTCCGTCTCTCGTGCGACATGAATGGCGAACGCACGGCTCCTGCTCCGGCCTGGAGCCTTCGGATTATTTCGACCTGACCCGCCAGGCGCATGATGCCGTGCGGATCCCGCGCCAGTTTGTCGACCTGCCGGATTATCTGACGGTCTCGCCCCGCGACGTCGAGGCCGCCTTCATCGCCGCCAATCCCGGCCTCAAGGCCAGCGGCATCGCCGTCAGCTGCGATTCGCGGCGGCTGAAGGAAGTGCGCGTCTGCCTGACGAAGGATCTCCGCTTCCGCGATTGCGCCGAGGTGGACCGCAAGGCCTGCCGCAACAACAGCCTCGTCATGCCGCCGGTCCGCTAG
- a CDS encoding SDR family oxidoreductase, translated as MTDEKGIALVTGGARRIGRAIVEDLAKNGFAVAIHCRSSVAVAEALAEDVRKQGGRAAVVTADLADLDAARALPAKAAAALGPLTLLVNNASIFEADGIGSLEPARFQRQMAVNLAAPVFLADAFAAQLPADRDGLVVNMIDQRAWKTTPHFVSYQLSKSGLLTATRTLAQALAPRIRVNAIGPGPTLPSPRQDPAEFRKQAEAVLLRHGPDLCEFGRTIRYLYETRSITGQMIALDGGQHLAWETPDVVGINE; from the coding sequence ATGACGGACGAAAAGGGCATCGCGCTGGTCACCGGTGGCGCGCGGCGAATCGGGCGCGCCATCGTCGAGGACCTCGCGAAAAACGGCTTTGCCGTCGCCATCCATTGCCGAAGCTCAGTCGCCGTGGCCGAGGCGCTGGCCGAGGATGTCCGCAAACAGGGCGGCCGCGCCGCCGTGGTCACCGCGGACCTCGCCGATCTCGACGCCGCGCGCGCCTTGCCGGCCAAGGCTGCCGCGGCGCTCGGACCGTTGACGCTGCTCGTCAACAATGCCTCGATCTTCGAGGCGGACGGCATCGGCTCGCTCGAGCCGGCGCGCTTCCAGCGCCAGATGGCGGTCAACCTTGCCGCGCCTGTCTTCCTGGCCGACGCCTTCGCCGCCCAGCTTCCGGCCGACCGGGACGGACTTGTCGTCAACATGATCGACCAGCGCGCCTGGAAGACGACGCCACACTTCGTTTCCTATCAGCTGTCGAAATCCGGCCTGCTGACCGCGACCCGGACGCTGGCCCAGGCGCTGGCGCCGCGCATCCGCGTCAATGCCATCGGGCCGGGCCCCACCCTGCCCTCGCCGCGCCAGGATCCGGCCGAATTCCGCAAGCAGGCGGAAGCCGTGCTGTTGCGTCACGGACCCGACCTTTGCGAATTCGGTCGGACGATACGATATCTGTATGAAACACGTTCCATCACCGGCCAGATGATCGCGCTCGATGGCGGGCAGCATCTTGCATGGGAAACGCCGGACGTCGTAGGCATCAACGAGTGA
- a CDS encoding glutathione S-transferase N-terminal domain-containing protein — translation MLVLRSSPASPFGRKVKIAAHHLGLMDRIDIVAADTADPNEVLRQQNPLGKIPALILEDGTVLYDSRVIVEYLDHLAGGAKIIPADAATRYPVLAAQALADGIADAALLQVYESRWRDPAQQSVKWTTHQQGKVDRGLAAAEAHAFHGAVHVGSIALACALGYLDLRFEGAWRATHPRLVAFLDDFAARVPSFELTRFPS, via the coding sequence TTGCTCGTGCTGCGCAGTTCGCCCGCCTCCCCGTTCGGGCGCAAGGTCAAGATCGCCGCCCATCATCTCGGACTGATGGACCGAATCGACATCGTCGCCGCCGATACGGCAGATCCGAACGAGGTGCTCCGGCAGCAGAACCCGCTCGGCAAGATCCCGGCGCTGATACTCGAGGACGGCACGGTGCTCTACGATTCCCGCGTCATCGTCGAATATCTCGATCACCTGGCCGGCGGCGCAAAGATCATCCCGGCCGATGCCGCGACGCGCTATCCGGTTCTGGCGGCGCAGGCGCTGGCCGATGGCATCGCCGACGCCGCGCTGCTCCAGGTCTATGAGAGCCGCTGGCGCGACCCGGCGCAGCAGAGCGTCAAATGGACGACACATCAGCAAGGCAAGGTCGATCGTGGCCTCGCCGCCGCCGAGGCCCATGCCTTCCATGGAGCGGTTCATGTCGGTTCGATCGCGCTCGCCTGTGCGCTTGGCTATCTAGACCTTCGCTTCGAGGGCGCCTGGCGCGCCACCCATCCCCGGCTGGTCGCCTTCCTCGACGACTTCGCCGCCCGCGTCCCGAGCTTCGAGCTGACGCGCTTCCCATCCTGA
- a CDS encoding VOC family protein, with amino-acid sequence MVQVVGIDHLVIRVSDFERSKAFYDRLFTFLGFEVLGEYGDAIGWTNGKTRFWIGEADEEGKKHPHRIGNIGFHHYAFELRSRKDVDDLEAFLKRENVPIVDPAAEYYEDYYAVFFLDPDGLKLEGMKYGERGSADGDG; translated from the coding sequence ATGGTTCAGGTTGTCGGGATCGATCATCTTGTCATTCGCGTCAGTGATTTCGAGCGATCGAAGGCGTTCTATGACCGGCTCTTCACGTTTCTCGGCTTCGAGGTGTTGGGCGAGTATGGCGACGCAATCGGCTGGACCAATGGCAAAACCCGCTTCTGGATCGGCGAGGCGGATGAGGAAGGCAAGAAGCATCCGCACCGCATCGGCAATATCGGCTTTCATCACTACGCGTTTGAACTGCGAAGCCGGAAGGATGTTGATGATCTAGAGGCCTTCTTGAAGCGGGAGAACGTTCCCATCGTCGACCCTGCTGCCGAATATTACGAGGATTACTACGCGGTATTCTTCCTCGATCCGGACGGGCTGAAGCTGGAAGGTATGAAATATGGCGAACGAGGATCGGCCGACGGCGATGGATGA
- a CDS encoding outer membrane protein: MLRIRTLSLGALALALSAAPVLAADLTYEPAPAPMAPAAQAFSWTGPYVGALVGYGWSSSDANSLGAFGSVNGDGFKGGLYAGYNFDMGNQWVVGAEIDANLDDVSGYNALGGFRQKWDGTARARVGYAFDRYLAYGTGGAAISGAKASVNGAGSDDQTHMGWTVGAGVEAQVWNNVTARVEYQYASYGKEHYDIGGPGGTDIDFSTNTIRAGVGVKF, encoded by the coding sequence ATGCTGCGTATCCGCACCCTCTCCCTCGGCGCTCTGGCGCTCGCTCTTTCGGCAGCCCCGGTTCTGGCTGCGGATCTCACCTACGAGCCGGCCCCGGCTCCGATGGCTCCGGCCGCGCAGGCATTCAGCTGGACCGGCCCGTATGTCGGCGCCCTGGTCGGCTACGGCTGGTCCTCCAGCGATGCCAACTCGCTCGGCGCTTTCGGCAGCGTGAACGGCGACGGCTTCAAGGGCGGCCTCTATGCAGGCTACAACTTCGACATGGGCAACCAGTGGGTTGTCGGTGCTGAAATCGACGCCAACCTCGATGACGTCAGCGGCTACAACGCCCTCGGCGGCTTCCGTCAGAAGTGGGACGGCACGGCCCGCGCTCGCGTCGGTTACGCCTTCGACCGTTACCTCGCTTACGGCACCGGTGGTGCAGCGATCTCGGGCGCCAAGGCTTCGGTCAACGGTGCTGGTTCGGACGATCAGACCCACATGGGTTGGACCGTTGGCGCCGGCGTTGAGGCCCAGGTCTGGAACAACGTCACCGCTCGCGTCGAATACCAGTACGCTTCCTACGGCAAGGAACACTACGACATCGGCGGCCCGGGCGGCACCGACATCGACTTCAGCACCAACACGATCCGTGCTGGCGTTGGCGTGAAGTTCTAA
- the uvrC gene encoding excinuclease ABC subunit UvrC codes for MGNAGRRRHQRVNTLPPHDIDKPEPEIEGDSAAIPVAPEEAPSAETAFEAGGEFLSRGQGASVIADFVTRLPNAPGVYRMFDQSGNVLYVGKARNLKKRVTSYTRIGMQSNRIIRMIQQTATMEFVTTRTETEALLLEANLIKRLRPRYNVLLRDDKSFPYILITDHEAPQLVKHRGARSRGGEYFGPFASAGAVGTTMNAMQRAFLIRTCTDSVYESRTRPCLLFQIKRCSAPCTGEIALDDYAELVREAKGFLTGKSSVIKTDLARAMESASADLDFERAAIYRDRIAALSHVQSHQGINPQSVDEADVLAVHQEGGQNCVQVFFFRTGQNWGNHAFYPRADKSLDAAEILGAFLAQFYEDKPVPSLILLSHEVEEMELIAAALSEHAGHKVEIAVPKRGEKKDLVDHALLNAREALGRNLAETSSQARLLEGVAAAFGLESPPRRIEVYDNSHIMGTNAVGGMIVAGPNGFVKNQYRKFNIRSEDITPGDDFGMMREVLTRRFSRLVKEAGSREAAPRDEDGFGPWPDLVFIDGGQGQLSAAKSIIDELGLTDQVPLIGIAKGPDRDAGREKFFVPGREAFMLQPRDPVLYFVQRLRDEAHRFAIGTHRAKRKVALTKSPLDEIDGIGPTRKRALLAHFGTAKAVGRASVPDLLGVPGISEQMARAIYDFFHDNGDRSG; via the coding sequence ATGGGAAACGCCGGACGTCGTAGGCATCAACGAGTGAACACCCTGCCTCCCCACGATATCGACAAGCCCGAGCCCGAGATCGAAGGCGATTCCGCCGCGATCCCGGTCGCGCCGGAAGAAGCGCCATCGGCCGAGACCGCCTTCGAGGCGGGCGGCGAATTCCTGTCGCGTGGCCAGGGCGCGTCGGTGATTGCGGATTTCGTCACGCGCCTGCCCAATGCGCCCGGCGTCTACCGGATGTTCGACCAGAGCGGCAACGTGCTCTATGTCGGCAAGGCGCGGAACCTCAAGAAGCGCGTCACCAGCTACACGCGCATCGGCATGCAGTCGAACCGGATCATCCGCATGATCCAGCAGACCGCGACGATGGAATTCGTCACGACGCGGACCGAGACGGAAGCGCTGCTGCTGGAAGCGAACCTGATCAAGCGCCTGCGCCCGCGCTACAATGTGCTGCTGCGCGACGACAAGTCGTTTCCCTATATCCTGATCACCGACCACGAAGCGCCGCAGCTGGTGAAGCATCGCGGCGCGCGCAGCCGTGGCGGCGAATATTTCGGCCCCTTCGCCTCCGCAGGCGCGGTGGGCACGACGATGAATGCCATGCAGCGGGCATTCCTGATCCGCACCTGCACGGATTCGGTCTATGAAAGCCGGACGCGGCCCTGCCTGCTGTTCCAGATCAAGCGCTGCTCGGCGCCCTGCACCGGCGAGATCGCGCTCGATGACTATGCGGAGCTCGTGCGCGAGGCCAAGGGCTTCCTGACTGGCAAGTCGTCCGTCATCAAGACCGACCTCGCCCGCGCCATGGAATCGGCCAGCGCCGACCTCGATTTCGAGCGCGCCGCCATCTATCGCGACCGCATTGCCGCGCTGTCGCATGTCCAGTCGCACCAGGGCATCAATCCGCAATCGGTCGACGAGGCCGACGTGCTGGCGGTGCATCAGGAAGGCGGCCAGAACTGCGTGCAGGTGTTCTTCTTCCGCACCGGCCAGAACTGGGGCAACCACGCCTTCTATCCCCGCGCCGACAAGAGCCTCGACGCGGCCGAAATCCTCGGCGCGTTCCTTGCGCAGTTCTACGAAGACAAGCCCGTGCCCTCGCTTATCCTCCTCAGCCATGAGGTCGAGGAAATGGAGCTGATCGCCGCGGCGCTTTCCGAGCATGCCGGGCACAAGGTCGAGATCGCCGTTCCGAAACGCGGCGAGAAGAAGGACCTCGTCGATCATGCGCTGCTGAATGCGCGCGAGGCGCTCGGCCGCAATCTGGCGGAAACGTCCAGCCAGGCGCGCCTTCTGGAAGGCGTCGCCGCCGCGTTCGGCCTCGAAAGCCCGCCGCGCCGGATCGAGGTCTATGACAACAGCCACATCATGGGCACCAACGCGGTCGGCGGCATGATCGTCGCCGGGCCGAACGGCTTCGTGAAGAACCAGTACCGCAAGTTCAACATCCGCTCGGAGGACATCACGCCGGGCGACGATTTCGGCATGATGCGCGAAGTGCTGACCCGACGCTTCTCCCGCCTCGTCAAGGAAGCCGGCTCGCGCGAAGCGGCGCCACGCGACGAAGACGGGTTCGGCCCCTGGCCGGACCTGGTGTTCATCGATGGCGGACAGGGCCAGTTGTCGGCGGCGAAATCGATCATCGACGAACTGGGACTGACCGACCAGGTGCCGCTAATCGGAATCGCCAAGGGACCGGACCGCGACGCAGGCCGCGAGAAATTCTTCGTGCCCGGTCGCGAGGCTTTCATGCTGCAGCCGCGCGACCCGGTGCTCTATTTCGTTCAACGGCTGCGCGACGAAGCCCACCGCTTCGCCATCGGCACGCATCGCGCCAAGCGCAAGGTCGCGCTCACCAAGAGCCCGCTGGACGAGATCGACGGCATCGGTCCGACGCGCAAGCGCGCCCTGCTCGCCCATTTCGGAACGGCCAAGGCCGTCGGCCGGGCCAGCGTGCCGGATCTGCTCGGCGTGCCCGGCATTTCCGAACAGATGGCGCGCGCGATCTATGATTTCTTCCACGACAATGGCGATCGGTCCGGCTAG
- a CDS encoding glutathione S-transferase family protein produces MGLLVDGVWQDQWYDTRNTGGRFQRSAAGFRNWVTADGSPGPTGRGGFKAEAGRYHLYIARACPWAHRVMIFRALKGLEKMIDYSVVNWLMAENGWTFAPGEGVTEDKINGFEFLHQVYTKADPDYSGRVTVPVLWDKQTGTIVSNESSEIIRMMNSAFDGIGARKGDYYPEALRPEIDALNARIYDTVNNGVYKAGFATSQSAYEEAIHPLFASLDWLEGLLSQQRYLAGDRLTEADWRLFTTLLRFDPVYVGHFKCNLRRLVDYPALWSYTRELYQMDGIRETVDFDHIKRHYYESHKTINPTGIVPLGPILDFDERPDRAFAA; encoded by the coding sequence ATGGGCCTTCTGGTCGACGGAGTTTGGCAGGATCAATGGTACGACACCCGCAACACGGGCGGTCGCTTCCAGCGTAGCGCCGCGGGCTTTCGCAACTGGGTGACGGCGGATGGCAGCCCGGGCCCGACGGGCCGGGGCGGCTTCAAGGCCGAGGCCGGGCGCTATCACCTCTACATCGCCCGGGCCTGTCCCTGGGCCCACCGCGTCATGATCTTCCGCGCCCTGAAGGGCCTTGAGAAGATGATCGACTATTCCGTCGTCAACTGGCTGATGGCCGAGAACGGCTGGACCTTCGCCCCGGGCGAGGGCGTCACCGAAGACAAGATCAACGGCTTCGAGTTCCTGCATCAGGTCTACACCAAGGCGGATCCGGACTATTCGGGCCGCGTCACCGTGCCGGTGCTCTGGGACAAGCAGACCGGCACGATCGTCAGCAACGAATCCTCCGAAATCATCCGGATGATGAACTCGGCGTTCGACGGCATCGGCGCCCGGAAGGGTGACTATTATCCTGAGGCACTGCGTCCCGAGATCGACGCGCTCAACGCCCGCATCTACGACACCGTCAACAACGGCGTCTACAAGGCCGGCTTCGCCACCAGCCAGTCGGCCTATGAGGAAGCGATCCACCCGCTCTTCGCCAGCCTCGATTGGCTGGAGGGATTGCTGTCCCAGCAGCGCTACCTGGCCGGCGACCGGCTGACTGAGGCGGACTGGCGGCTGTTCACGACGCTGCTGCGCTTCGACCCCGTCTATGTAGGCCACTTCAAGTGCAACCTGCGCCGGCTGGTCGATTATCCCGCGCTCTGGTCCTACACGCGCGAGCTCTACCAGATGGACGGCATCCGCGAGACGGTCGATTTCGACCACATCAAGCGGCACTATTACGAGAGCCACAAGACGATCAACCCGACCGGCATCGTGCCGCTCGGCCCGATCCTGGATTTCGACGAAAGGCCGGATCGCGCCTTCGCAGCGTGA